In Leishmania major strain Friedlin complete genome, chromosome 12, one genomic interval encodes:
- a CDS encoding n-ethylmaleimide reductase-like protein — translation MSSAGNHPVYTHLFRPCRVGQPTMKNRMVMSPLTRCRADDNHVPTAIMTEYYGSRASMGMIITEAIMVQRDYSGFAYEPGLYSAEQVEAWRTITEAVHARGGLIAAQIYHAGRATTPANLTSDGLVPIGPSSVGIPPEAQQCIAQWSRDGKAQAYPQRIHAMTSAEIGAAVKSFTRAARNAMAAGFDAVEIHAGGGYLLDSFLRDAANLRTDEYGGSMENRSRFLLEVVDAVAAAIEPGRVGVRLTPLDTFNGEKDSHPEALTAYVCQQLDARSIAFVDIVRGDSRANVPGNAEVWVRRSFSGTVLAGQGYTSTDMAEQAIADGTVDAVLFGEQAVSNPDLVWRVLTNTALNGADTSTFFTRGSKGYIDYPVCEPHSFSDPRVVAGTKTRSGGDSSRRLSCQRSTSMTMPAKERSYFAVSQPLLLGATTMKNRLVMGPMPRQRCDAQQCPTAMMEAYYARRASYGLIISEPCEVQPCYNTYVRGAAISTKAQVQAWRKITDAVHQEGGLMYCQLHHGGRATLPCNITNGKEKRAVGPTTQGISADYRCPAAFAADGNEQPYPAEVVRLSAEKLKWIVKLYVAAAKNAMVAGFDGVEIHAGGGYLIDQFLRKCSNTRDDDYGGSPAGRCRLLDEIVDAVAAAIGRRRVGVRVSPTDLSKGMKDTDQDVVAETVATHMAERKIAYITVASGSDGYYHGPVPASILKKVLHCFGGVVMCDDNISLAEAEKRVVADAVQGVCITLSAIANPDIMNRAIHGFAPAEPDMHTLFTHSSDGYDCYPPLAELRKEARAEQARQSAVNRAHCAPAVSKHCTPVAMNAKGSLKAPIVY, via the coding sequence ATGTCCTCGGCAGGAAACCACCCCGTGTACACGCACCTTTTCCGGCCGTGCCGCGTGGGCCAGCCGACCATGAAGAACCGCATGGTGATGTCACCGCTgacgcggtgccgcgccgatGACAACCACGTGCCGACTGCCATCATGACGGAATACTACGGCTCTCGCGCCTCGATGGGGATGATTATCACGGAGGCTATCATGGTTCAGCGCGACTACTCCGGCTTCGCGTATGAGCCCGGCCTGTACTCGGCGGAGCAGGTGGAAGCGTGGCGCACCATCACGGAGGCCGTCCACGCACGTGGTGGGCTGATCGCGGCTCAGATTTACCACGCAGGCCGCGCTACGACACCGGCCAACCTCACATCGGACGGCTTGGTGCCGATAGGTCCGTCCTCGGTGGGTATTCCACCGGAGGCTCAGCAGTGCATTGCGCAGTGGAGCCGCGACGGCAAGGCGCAGGCCTACCCGCAGCGCATCCATGCTATGACGTCGGCCGAGATCGGCGCCGCGGTGAAGTCCTTCACCCGCGCAGCTCGCAACGCAATGGCTGCCGGCTTTGACGCGGTGGAAATccacgccggcggtggcTACCTGCTGGACTCTTTCCTGCGGGATGCGGCAAACCTGCGCACGGACGAGTACGGCGGCAGCATGGAGAACCGGTCTCGCTTTCTCCTGGAGGTGGTCGACGCCGTTGCAGCGGCAATCGAGCCGGGTCGTGTTGGCGTGCGTCTGACGCCGCTCGACACATTCAATGGCGAAAAGGACAGCCACCCCGAGGCGCTCACCGCGTACGTGTGCCAGCAACTCGACGCTCGCAGCATCGCCTTTGTGGACATCGTCCGCGGGGACTCGAGGGCCAACGTGCCGGGAAACGCAGAGGTGTGGGTGCGCCGCTCCTTCAGCGGGACTGTTCTGGCGGGTCAGGGGTACACGTCGACGGACATGGCGGAGCAGGCAATCGCGGACGGCACCGTCGACGCCGTGCTCTTTGGCGAGCAAGCTGTCTCGAACCCTGACCTCGTCTGGCGCGTGCTCACAAACACCGCGCTCAACGGCGCCGATACGTCGACCTTCTTTACCCGGGGCAGCAAGGGGTACATTGACTATCCCGTCTGCGAGCCGCACAGCTTCTCCGATCCGCGTGTTGTGGCCGGCACGAAGACCCGCTCTGGAGGGGACAGCAGCCGTCGCTTGTCGTGTcagcgctccacctccatgACGATGCCGGCGAAGGAGCGTTCATACTTTGCGGTAtcacagccgctgctgctcggtgCGACGACAATGAAGAACCGTCTTGTCATGGGCCCAATGCCTCGCCAGCGGTGcgatgcgcagcagtgcccaACCGCCATGATGGAAGCCTACTACGCACGCCGCGCCAGTTACGGTCTGATTATCAGCGAGCCGTGCGAGGTACAACCCTGTTACAACACGTACGTTCGGGGTGCGGCCATCTCGACGAAGGCACAGGTGCAGGCCTGGCGCAAGATCACGGATGCCGTACATCAGGAGGGAGGCCTCATGTACTGCCAGCTACACCACGGAGGTCGGGCAACGCTGCCGTGCAACATTACCAACGGCAAAGAAAAGCGGGCTGTGGGCCCCACGACGCAGGGCATCTCGGCCGACTACCGCTGCCcggccgccttcgccgcagACGGAAACGAACAGCCATATCCCGCCGAGGTGGTGAGGCTGAGTGCGGAGAAGCTCAAATGGATTGTGAAGCTGTACGTAGCGGCGGCTAAGAACGCGATGGTGGCCGGTTTTGACGGCGTCGAGATCCACGCCGGTGGTGGCTATCTGATTGATCAGTTCCTGCGCAAGTGCAGCAACACCCGCGACGACGACTACGGCGGCTCGCCTGCGGGCCGCTGCCGATTGTTGGATGAAATTGTGGACGCAGTGGCCGCGGCCATCGGCCGACGGCGGGTTGGCGTACGCGTATCCCCAACGGATCTCTCGAAGGGGATGAAGGACACCGATCAAGACGTGGTGGCAGAAACTGTTGCGACGCACATGGCGGAGCGCAAGATCGCTTACATTACCGTGGCGAGCGGCAGTGACGGTTACTACCACGGGCCAGTGCCTGCCTCCATCCTGAAAAAGGTCCTGCACTGCTTTGGCGGTGTTGTCATGTGCGACGACAACATCAGCCTGGCCGAGGCAGAGAAGCGTGTGGTGGCGGATGCCGTGCAGGGTGTGTGCATCACACTCAGTGCGATCGCGAACCCGGACATCATGAACCGAGCCATCCACGGATTTGCGCCCGCCGAGCCGGACATGCACACTCTCTTCACGCATAGCAGCGACGGCTACGACTGCTACCCGCCGTTGGCGGAGCTACGGAAGGAGGCGCGGGCGGAGCAAGCGCGCCAGTCAGCGGTGAACAGAGCCCACTGCGCCCCTGCGGTGTCGAAACACTGCACCCCTGTTGCGATGAACGCTAAGGGGAGCCTCAAAGCGCCTATTGTATACTGA
- a CDS encoding putative NADH:flavin oxidoreductase/NADH oxidase, protein MSAASKSIDAMLKPLLVGGRWMSNRFVMAPLTRCRADDNHVPTAAMVKHYSDRASMGLILTEATQIHKGYSTFAHEGGIYGKEQVDGWKKVTDAVHDKGGIIFCQIHNGGRSTVPSNVDEDVRIVAPSAVAITGHKCAGSFARNGKTQPYPVPHAMAAEEIASYVKLYAAAARNAIAAGFDGVEVHGANGYLVDQFLKTSSNQRTDEYGGSIENRCRFLFEVLDAVIEAVGRERVGLRISPLNSFNDQSDENPEALTRYICSQLNCRRIAFLDVVRGDFFSPARGADKWAREEYEGVLFTGMGFEIEEAANTVESGAADAVVFGTKTLANPDLIARAVAGAPLNKPDFATFYTTGEAGYNDYPFMECSSCLPASPSGAQEAPPQQ, encoded by the coding sequence ATGTCCGCTGCTTCCAAGTCGATCGATGCGATGCTGAAGCCGCTCCTGGTCGGCGGTCGGTGGATGTCGAACCGCTTCGTTATGGCTCCGCtgacgcgctgccgcgctgacGACAACCACGTACCCACCGCCGCGATGGTGAAGCACTACTCAGACCGCGCCTCCATGGGTCTCATTCTCACGGAGGCAACGCAGATTCACAAAGGTTACTCTACCTTTGCGCACGAGGGTGGCATCTACGGCAAGGAGCAGGTGGACGGCTGGAAGAAGGTGACGGATGCAGTGCACGATAAGGGCGGCATCATCTTCTGCCAGATCCACAATGGTGGCCGCTCCACAGTTCCCTCGAACGTGGACGAGGACGTGCGCATCGTTGCGCCATCTGCGGTCGCCATCACCGGCCACAAGTGCGCCGGTTCCTTCGCGCGGAACGGCAAGACGCAGCCGTACCCTGTGCCGCATGCGATGGCTGCGGAGGAGATCGCGAGCTACGTGAAGCTGtacgcggctgctgctcgcaACGCGATCGCGGCCGGGTTCGACGGTGTAGAGGTGCACGGCGCGAACGGGTACCTGGTTGACCAGTTCCTCAAGACAAGTTCGAACCAGCGCACGGATGAGtacggcggcagcatcgaGAACCGGTGCCGTTTCCTGTTCGAGGTGTTGGATGCTGTGATCGAGGCGGTTGGCCGCGAGCGCGTTGGTCTCCGCATCTCGCCTCTCAACAGCTTCAACGACCAAAGCGATGAGAACCCGGAGGCGTTGACGCGGTACATCTGCTCGCAGCTGAACTGTCGCAGGATTGCCTTTCTGGACGTGGTGCGCGGTGACTTCTTCAGCCCTGCGCGCGGTGCGGACAAGTGGGCACGCGAAGAGTACGAGGGCGTGTTGTTCACTGGCATGGGCTTCGAGATAGAGGAAGCGGCGAACACGGTAGAGagcggtgctgccgatgCTGTTGTGTTTGGCACAAAGACGCTTGCAAACCCTGACTTGATTGCACGGGCGgtcgctggcgcgccgctgaACAAGCCTGATTTTGCGACGTTCTACACGACTGGCGAGGCAGGCTACAACGACTATCCGTTCATGGAGTGCTCTTCTTGCCTGCCCGCTTCCCCGTCgggggcgcaggaggcgccgccacagcaatAG